A single window of Providencia alcalifaciens DNA harbors:
- a CDS encoding PTS sugar transporter subunit IIA: MLTTLLTPNVVQVVDSANDWRDAIKIACNPLINNKFIEPRYIDAIIQSHEKIGPYYVLGPGIAMPHARPEDGVNQLSLGLTVIKQGVEFGSEGNDPIKLLIVLAATDSNSHIGAIAKLAELFDNQEDIDSIMQSENVDDILNIIAKYE; this comes from the coding sequence ATGCTAACTACGTTATTAACCCCAAATGTGGTTCAGGTGGTTGACAGCGCCAATGACTGGCGTGATGCAATAAAAATTGCCTGTAATCCCTTAATTAATAATAAGTTCATCGAACCTCGCTATATTGATGCCATCATTCAATCCCACGAAAAAATCGGCCCTTACTATGTATTAGGCCCGGGCATTGCAATGCCACATGCCCGCCCTGAAGATGGAGTTAACCAGCTATCTCTCGGTTTAACGGTCATTAAACAAGGGGTTGAGTTTGGTTCAGAAGGTAACGATCCAATTAAGTTATTGATTGTTCTTGCAGCAACAGACAGCAACAGCCATATCGGTGCGATTGCAAAACTGGCTGAACTTTTTGATAACCAAGAAGATATTGATAGCATCATGCAATCAGAAAACGTAGATGACATCCTTAACATCATCGCTAAATATGAATAA
- a CDS encoding M20 family metallopeptidase, producing MVNNSITASVKKHTEAMIAFRRDLHSHPELPFEEVRTTKRIAQELAKIGIEYRLTEPTGIIADIKGGKPGKTVALRADIDALPVQELNDSLEYKSTNQGKMHACGHDAHTAMLLTAAKALYEVRDELKGNIRLIFQPAEEIAQGAKAMVKQGAVDNVDNVFGMHIWSTTPSGKVSCNVGGTFASADLLVVKFKGRGGHGSMPEATVDAAIVASSFVMNLQAVVSRETSSLDSAVVTIGKMEVGTRFNVIAENAVLDGTVRCFDIETRTRIEAAIRRYAEHTAAMYGATAEVDYIYGTLPVINEERSALLAQSVISEAFGENALMAERPTPGGEDFSFYMENIPGCFALLGSGNPEKDTQWAHHHGCFNIDEDVMASGAELYAQYAWSYLQQDKF from the coding sequence ATGGTCAATAACAGCATCACAGCATCCGTTAAAAAACACACAGAAGCGATGATTGCTTTTCGTCGCGATCTTCATTCACATCCAGAATTGCCTTTTGAGGAAGTGAGAACCACGAAGCGTATTGCACAAGAGTTGGCAAAAATTGGTATTGAGTATCGTCTCACTGAACCTACCGGAATTATTGCGGACATTAAAGGCGGTAAACCCGGAAAGACGGTCGCTTTACGTGCGGATATTGATGCATTGCCTGTTCAGGAATTGAATGATTCCCTTGAGTACAAGTCGACAAATCAAGGGAAGATGCACGCGTGTGGGCATGATGCGCATACCGCGATGTTATTAACCGCAGCCAAAGCGTTATATGAAGTGCGCGATGAGTTAAAAGGAAATATTCGCCTGATTTTTCAACCGGCTGAAGAAATAGCGCAGGGCGCTAAAGCGATGGTAAAACAAGGCGCAGTGGATAATGTCGACAACGTGTTTGGTATGCACATCTGGTCCACGACACCATCAGGAAAAGTATCGTGTAATGTCGGCGGGACATTCGCCTCTGCAGACTTGTTGGTCGTGAAGTTTAAAGGGCGTGGTGGGCACGGTTCGATGCCGGAAGCGACCGTTGATGCCGCAATCGTTGCCTCGTCATTTGTGATGAATTTACAAGCGGTGGTTTCCCGTGAAACTTCCTCGCTAGACTCTGCCGTTGTGACTATCGGAAAAATGGAAGTAGGTACCCGATTTAACGTGATTGCAGAAAATGCGGTACTGGATGGAACGGTACGTTGTTTTGACATTGAAACTCGTACTCGTATTGAAGCGGCGATCCGCCGTTATGCCGAACATACTGCCGCGATGTACGGTGCCACCGCTGAAGTGGATTATATCTACGGTACGCTGCCAGTGATTAACGAAGAGCGCAGTGCATTACTGGCCCAGTCGGTGATCAGTGAAGCATTTGGTGAAAATGCATTAATGGCAGAAAGACCAACACCAGGCGGGGAGGATTTTAGCTTCTATATGGAAAACATCCCGGGTTGTTTTGCATTATTAGGTTCCGGTAACCCAGAAAAAGATACCCAATGGGCTCATCACCACGGCTGTTTTAATATTGATGAAGATGTGATGGCATCAGGTGCAGAACTGTATGCGCAATATGCATGGTCTTATTTGCAGCAAGATAAGTTTTAA
- a CDS encoding PTS ascorbate transporter subunit IIC: MEFFRFLMQDVLSEPAVLVGLIALIGLIAQKKPVTECIKGTIKTIMGFVILGAGAGLVVSSLGDFSAIFQHAFGINGVVPNNEAIVSIAQKSFGREMAMIMFFAMLINILIARLTPWKFIFLTGHHTLFMSMMIAVILATAGMEGTMLVAVGSMIVGFCMVFFPAIAHPYMKKVTGSDDVAIGHFSTISYVLAGFIGSKFGNKEHSTEDMNVPKSLLFLRDTPVAISFTMFIIFIITCLFAGGDFVREVSGGKNWFMFSLMQSITFAAGVYIILQGVRMVIAEIVPAFKGISDKLVPNAKPALDCPVVFPYAPNAVLVGFLSSFAAGVLGMFILYALNMTVIIPGVVPHFFVGAAAGVFGNATGGRRGAILGAFAQGLLITFLPVFLLPVLGDIGIANTTFSDADFGAIGILLGIIVR; the protein is encoded by the coding sequence ATGGAATTCTTTCGTTTTCTGATGCAAGATGTGCTTTCTGAACCGGCGGTACTCGTCGGTCTGATAGCACTTATCGGTCTGATTGCTCAAAAGAAACCTGTTACCGAATGCATTAAAGGCACCATCAAAACCATTATGGGTTTTGTGATTTTAGGTGCCGGTGCAGGGTTAGTTGTCAGCTCTTTAGGGGATTTTTCCGCGATTTTCCAACACGCATTTGGTATCAATGGTGTCGTGCCGAACAACGAAGCAATTGTGTCTATTGCACAAAAAAGCTTCGGTCGTGAAATGGCAATGATCATGTTCTTTGCGATGTTAATCAATATCTTGATTGCTCGCCTGACCCCATGGAAATTTATCTTCCTAACCGGTCACCATACTTTATTCATGTCTATGATGATTGCGGTTATCTTGGCGACTGCAGGTATGGAAGGAACCATGCTCGTTGCTGTCGGTTCAATGATTGTGGGTTTCTGTATGGTGTTCTTCCCTGCGATTGCACACCCGTACATGAAAAAAGTCACTGGTTCTGATGATGTGGCAATTGGTCACTTCTCCACTATTTCTTATGTGTTAGCGGGTTTTATCGGTAGCAAATTTGGTAATAAAGAACATTCTACTGAAGATATGAATGTACCAAAAAGCTTACTGTTCCTGCGTGATACGCCAGTGGCTATTTCGTTCACTATGTTCATTATCTTTATCATTACTTGCTTGTTTGCAGGCGGTGATTTTGTACGTGAAGTGAGCGGTGGTAAAAACTGGTTTATGTTCTCGTTGATGCAATCCATTACTTTCGCAGCGGGTGTTTACATCATTCTGCAAGGTGTACGCATGGTTATCGCCGAAATCGTTCCTGCATTTAAAGGGATTTCTGACAAATTGGTGCCAAATGCAAAACCTGCATTAGACTGCCCAGTGGTCTTCCCTTACGCGCCAAATGCGGTGTTAGTTGGCTTTTTAAGCAGCTTTGCAGCGGGTGTATTAGGCATGTTTATTCTGTATGCACTGAACATGACGGTAATTATTCCGGGTGTTGTACCACACTTCTTCGTAGGTGCGGCGGCTGGGGTATTCGGTAACGCAACGGGTGGACGCCGTGGTGCAATTCTTGGTGCCTTTGCTCAAGGTCTGTTAATTACCTTCTTACCTGTATTCTTGCTGCCAGTCCTCGGTGATATAGGTATTGCAAATACTACCTTTAGTGATGCTGACTTCGGCGCTATCGGAATTTTATTAGGTATTATCGTTCGATAA
- a CDS encoding DUF2526 family protein, protein MDYYQEITNKVVLLLDENSVHNMNEMLMQLSHDDKLTQEQRFELQQRLRDAIFIHHNS, encoded by the coding sequence GTGGATTACTATCAAGAAATAACAAACAAAGTCGTTTTATTGCTAGATGAAAACTCCGTTCATAATATGAATGAAATGCTAATGCAGCTTTCTCATGATGATAAGCTTACTCAAGAGCAACGCTTCGAGCTGCAACAACGTCTTAGAGACGCCATTTTTATTCACCATAATTCGTAA
- the fetB gene encoding iron efflux ABC transporter permease subunit FetB: MLVLVAIFISHKEKLSLEKDIIWSTCRAIVQLLIAGYILKYIFHVDHKALTVLLVLFICFNAAWNAKKRSKYLDKLFPTALIAITSGTFLTLLVLILTEAIAFTPMQVIPITGMIAGNAMIAVGLCFNNLGQRFNSQQQQIQEMLSLGATPKIASASIIRESIRASLIPTVDSAKTVGIVSLPGMMSGLIFAGVDPLQAVKYQIMVTFMLLATASLSTILAGYLTYVKFYNQRHQLRLDTLNKSIK, from the coding sequence ATGTTAGTCTTAGTGGCTATTTTTATTAGCCATAAAGAGAAGCTCTCTCTTGAAAAAGATATTATTTGGAGTACGTGCCGCGCCATTGTTCAACTATTAATTGCCGGTTATATCCTCAAATATATTTTCCACGTTGACCATAAGGCACTCACTGTTTTATTAGTGTTATTTATCTGCTTTAACGCTGCGTGGAATGCGAAAAAACGCAGTAAATACCTCGATAAGCTATTTCCAACCGCGTTAATTGCGATTACTTCAGGCACGTTTTTAACTTTGCTGGTATTAATTCTCACTGAAGCCATCGCGTTTACCCCAATGCAAGTGATCCCAATTACAGGGATGATTGCTGGGAATGCCATGATTGCCGTCGGGCTTTGCTTCAATAACTTAGGGCAGCGCTTTAATAGCCAACAACAGCAAATTCAAGAAATGCTTAGCTTGGGTGCCACACCTAAAATTGCTTCTGCCTCAATTATTCGCGAAAGTATTCGAGCTTCATTAATTCCGACGGTGGATTCTGCCAAGACGGTTGGGATAGTGAGTTTACCCGGTATGATGTCAGGGCTAATTTTTGCGGGAGTCGATCCTTTACAGGCAGTTAAATACCAAATTATGGTGACATTTATGCTATTAGCGACAGCAAGTCTCTCCACGATTTTGGCTGGGTATTTAACCTATGTGAAATTTTATAATCAGCGCCACCAATTGCGTTTAGATACTTTAAATAAAAGCATTAAATAA
- a CDS encoding SDR family oxidoreductase, which translates to MAISLENKVAAITGAASGIGLECARTLLKAGAKVVLIDRAEERLNQLVAELGDNAIPLVVDLMKPEQVDGMLDAILAKTGRLDIFHANAGAYIGGPVAEGDPDVWDKVLNLNINAAFRSVRAVLPHFIEQKSGDVLFTSSIAGMVPVIWEPIYTASKFAVQAFVHSTRRQVSQHGVRVGAVLPGPVVTALLDDWPKEKMEEALANGSLMQPIEVAEAVLFMLTRPRNITIRDLVILPNSVDL; encoded by the coding sequence ATGGCTATCTCATTAGAAAACAAAGTTGCCGCAATCACAGGTGCGGCTTCTGGTATTGGACTTGAGTGCGCACGTACCCTACTCAAAGCTGGCGCGAAAGTTGTTTTAATTGACCGTGCCGAAGAACGCTTAAATCAGTTAGTTGCCGAATTAGGCGACAATGCAATTCCTCTGGTTGTTGATTTAATGAAACCAGAACAAGTGGATGGCATGTTAGATGCTATTTTAGCCAAAACGGGGCGCTTAGATATTTTCCACGCTAACGCAGGCGCTTATATCGGTGGCCCAGTCGCAGAAGGCGACCCAGATGTTTGGGATAAAGTATTAAACCTCAACATCAATGCTGCATTTCGCAGCGTGCGCGCCGTTCTCCCACATTTTATTGAGCAAAAATCAGGGGATGTCCTGTTTACTAGCTCAATAGCAGGCATGGTGCCCGTAATTTGGGAGCCTATCTACACCGCGTCTAAATTTGCAGTTCAAGCGTTTGTTCATTCAACTCGCCGCCAGGTATCTCAACACGGTGTTCGCGTTGGAGCTGTATTACCGGGTCCTGTTGTCACTGCATTACTGGATGACTGGCCAAAAGAAAAAATGGAAGAAGCATTAGCCAATGGCAGCTTAATGCAACCTATCGAAGTCGCTGAAGCGGTTCTATTTATGCTGACTCGCCCAAGAAATATCACCATCCGTGATCTTGTGATCCTGCCAAACAGCGTTGACCTCTAG
- a CDS encoding endonuclease/exonuclease/phosphatase family protein has product MKSIKTLISAAILVSCGATAATTGSEVLMVQNGGTPNKVYSANKPTIKVATYNIGKNELAADVANLDELSKAIAKIDADVIVLTEIDNKTARSKKVNQLEEIAKANKMDFAFGKALDFDGGEYGVGILSKYKIEKSQVVNLPSGGAEQRVVLLSQITKPGFDSPIIIMGTHLDWQKDPTIRIGQVRHILDATIGDTETGFDNIAASIKILAGDFNSTAKEQPIQEISYFWDPVEKKGVNYRTWPAVNPAIDIDHIFTYKGQVWDVKTMTIPTDSKDFQWSKVSDHLPVIAELELQEQ; this is encoded by the coding sequence ATGAAATCAATAAAAACACTCATATCTGCCGCAATTTTAGTTTCGTGTGGCGCGACAGCCGCAACAACAGGTTCTGAAGTTTTAATGGTGCAAAATGGCGGAACGCCGAATAAGGTGTATTCTGCGAATAAACCAACGATCAAAGTTGCTACTTATAATATTGGTAAAAATGAGCTGGCGGCCGATGTCGCTAATTTAGATGAATTGAGCAAAGCGATCGCTAAGATTGATGCGGATGTAATTGTCTTAACTGAAATTGATAATAAAACTGCGCGTAGCAAGAAAGTGAATCAATTAGAGGAGATTGCCAAAGCGAACAAAATGGATTTTGCGTTTGGTAAGGCACTTGATTTTGATGGTGGTGAATATGGTGTAGGAATTTTATCAAAATATAAAATTGAGAAATCCCAAGTCGTGAATTTACCATCAGGCGGAGCAGAGCAACGGGTGGTGTTATTATCACAAATTACAAAGCCTGGCTTTGATTCACCAATTATTATCATGGGAACTCACTTAGACTGGCAGAAAGATCCTACCATTCGCATTGGCCAAGTTCGCCATATTCTCGATGCGACGATTGGAGATACCGAAACAGGCTTCGATAATATCGCGGCCTCTATCAAAATTCTCGCAGGGGATTTCAACTCAACAGCCAAAGAGCAACCTATTCAGGAAATCAGCTATTTTTGGGATCCTGTTGAGAAAAAAGGGGTAAATTATCGCACATGGCCTGCGGTTAATCCTGCTATTGATATCGACCATATCTTTACCTATAAAGGCCAAGTATGGGACGTGAAAACCATGACAATTCCAACAGATAGTAAAGACTTTCAATGGTCAAAAGTCAGTGACCATTTGCCTGTTATTGCAGAACTTGAGCTGCAAGAACAGTAA
- a CDS encoding PTS sugar transporter subunit IIB, which translates to MKITVVCGNGLGTSLMMEMSIKTILKDLQVAADVDHVDLGSAKGTVSDIFVGTTDIAEQLVAQQVDGEIVALENMIDKVAMKERLSVALQKLGAM; encoded by the coding sequence ATGAAAATCACTGTTGTTTGTGGAAATGGTTTAGGTACAAGTCTGATGATGGAAATGAGCATCAAGACAATTTTAAAAGACCTGCAAGTTGCGGCTGATGTTGACCACGTTGACTTAGGTTCAGCCAAAGGTACTGTGAGTGATATTTTTGTCGGTACCACAGATATCGCCGAACAATTAGTTGCTCAACAAGTTGACGGCGAAATTGTTGCTCTGGAAAATATGATTGATAAAGTCGCGATGAAAGAACGTCTGAGCGTGGCTTTACAGAAACTCGGCGCGATGTAA
- the fetA gene encoding iron efflux ABC transporter ATP-binding subunit FetA gives METKQPLLQLKNIGFQVGQKIILDNVQIDLYPGEFKLITGPSGCGKSTLLKIVSSLIPPSCGEILFAGESINAIAPEKYRQQVSYCTQTPALFGNTVYDNLFFPYQIRNQPLDKQKILDDLSYFSLPDTILEKGINELSGGEKQRVSLIRNLQFLPKILLLDEITSALDEQNKIKVNELIHQLAVKNNIAVLWVTHDQDEIGHADDIITLPVHHSEK, from the coding sequence ATGGAAACAAAACAGCCCTTATTACAACTTAAGAATATCGGTTTTCAGGTTGGTCAGAAGATAATTTTAGATAATGTGCAGATTGACCTATACCCCGGTGAATTTAAATTGATCACGGGCCCTTCTGGTTGCGGGAAAAGTACATTATTAAAAATTGTCTCTTCACTCATCCCACCAAGTTGCGGTGAAATTCTCTTTGCTGGCGAAAGTATCAACGCAATTGCGCCAGAGAAATATCGTCAACAAGTCTCCTATTGCACTCAAACGCCTGCACTCTTTGGCAATACCGTGTATGACAACCTCTTTTTTCCTTATCAAATACGGAATCAACCACTTGATAAACAAAAAATTCTCGATGATTTAAGCTATTTTTCGCTACCTGATACCATCCTAGAAAAAGGCATTAATGAGCTTTCAGGCGGAGAAAAACAGCGTGTCTCGTTGATCCGTAATTTGCAATTCTTACCGAAAATTTTATTACTGGATGAAATCACTAGCGCCTTAGACGAACAAAATAAGATCAAAGTGAATGAGCTTATTCATCAATTAGCGGTCAAGAATAATATAGCAGTCCTCTGGGTGACTCATGATCAAGATGAAATTGGCCATGCTGACGATATTATTACCCTTCCCGTACACCATAGCGAAAAATAG
- the crcB gene encoding fluoride efflux transporter CrcB, producing MYSSLISIALGSVLGGWLRWLIGLKLNNLHPHIPFGTVFVNLVGGFIIGFAVSYFASANINPAYKLFIVTGFCGAFTTFSTFSLEVLVMLQEGKLAVAFSTIAIHVLGALLFTLLGMLCHNMISQG from the coding sequence ATGTACTCATCTCTCATTTCTATTGCTTTAGGTTCCGTTTTAGGTGGCTGGTTAAGATGGTTGATTGGCTTAAAGCTGAATAACCTGCACCCTCATATTCCATTTGGTACTGTTTTTGTCAATTTAGTTGGCGGCTTTATCATTGGTTTTGCTGTCTCTTACTTTGCTAGCGCAAATATTAATCCTGCCTATAAACTGTTTATTGTCACAGGCTTTTGTGGGGCGTTTACGACGTTTTCGACATTTTCGTTGGAGGTGTTGGTGATGCTGCAAGAAGGGAAGTTGGCTGTGGCATTCAGCACGATCGCAATTCATGTTCTCGGCGCTTTATTATTTACGTTACTCGGCATGCTGTGCCATAACATGATCTCTCAAGGATAA
- a CDS encoding FGGY-family carbohydrate kinase, with protein sequence MNSPTQSKNDDVVIGIDVGTGSARAGIFDLHGNMLASVKHDITLYRDGANYAEQSSNEIWNAVCYCVKHAMADAKIDAKRVAGIGFDATCSLVVLDKNQQPISVSPSEDPERNIIVWMDHRATEQAERINSLKHPVLNYVGGKISPEMETPKILWLKENRRQTYDNAWQFFDLADFLTWKSTGSLARSTCTVTCKWTYLAHEKRWDADYFRQIGLAELADENFARIGQEIVEPGTPNGSGLTTQAAEQMGLLVGTPVAAGMIDAHAGGIGTVGVNGDATANMAYVFGTSSCTMTTTQEPVFIPGVWGPYYSAMVPGMWLNEGGQSAAGAAIDQLLSLHPMAAQAKAMAKEQGKSLPVMLADKVLEKSGTPSQAVKLAEGIHIVPEFLGNRAPFADPHAKAIIAGLTMDNSFDNLLAFYTAGVCSIGYGLRQIIEAQAQSGAVIQNIAISGGAGQHPLIRQLLADTCGVPVISTQADEPVLLGSAILGAVAGSVCENVAQAMAQFANIDLTYQPNEKFKLHHQTRFTSFQHLQQSARELKG encoded by the coding sequence ATGAACAGCCCTACGCAAAGTAAAAATGACGACGTCGTCATTGGTATTGATGTCGGTACAGGCAGTGCCCGTGCAGGTATTTTTGATCTGCATGGCAACATGCTTGCGTCAGTTAAACACGATATTACGCTCTACCGTGATGGTGCCAATTACGCTGAGCAATCAAGTAACGAAATTTGGAATGCCGTTTGTTATTGTGTGAAACATGCAATGGCAGATGCCAAGATTGATGCGAAACGCGTCGCAGGAATTGGTTTTGATGCGACCTGCTCTCTGGTTGTTTTAGATAAAAACCAGCAACCTATTTCCGTCAGCCCGAGTGAAGATCCTGAACGCAATATTATTGTTTGGATGGATCATCGCGCCACGGAACAAGCCGAACGTATCAATAGCCTGAAGCACCCAGTATTGAATTATGTTGGGGGCAAGATTTCCCCTGAAATGGAAACCCCCAAAATTCTTTGGCTAAAAGAAAATCGCCGCCAAACTTATGATAATGCGTGGCAATTTTTTGATTTGGCAGATTTCCTAACTTGGAAATCAACGGGTTCCTTAGCACGTTCTACATGCACAGTAACCTGTAAGTGGACTTACTTGGCCCATGAAAAACGCTGGGATGCTGACTATTTTCGTCAAATTGGTCTCGCCGAATTAGCGGACGAAAATTTTGCTCGCATTGGCCAGGAAATTGTCGAGCCAGGCACACCGAATGGAAGCGGCTTAACCACCCAAGCTGCTGAGCAAATGGGACTGTTAGTTGGAACGCCAGTTGCCGCAGGAATGATTGATGCTCATGCTGGCGGAATTGGTACAGTTGGGGTGAATGGTGATGCGACTGCAAATATGGCGTATGTTTTCGGTACGTCTTCCTGCACGATGACCACCACCCAAGAACCGGTATTTATCCCTGGCGTTTGGGGCCCCTATTATTCTGCAATGGTACCGGGGATGTGGCTCAACGAAGGAGGACAAAGTGCTGCCGGTGCGGCAATTGACCAGCTACTTTCGTTACATCCGATGGCCGCACAAGCCAAAGCGATGGCAAAAGAGCAAGGTAAATCCTTGCCCGTTATGCTGGCAGATAAAGTATTAGAAAAATCAGGCACCCCATCACAAGCAGTTAAATTAGCTGAAGGTATTCATATTGTTCCTGAGTTTTTAGGCAATAGAGCCCCTTTCGCTGATCCCCACGCGAAAGCCATCATTGCAGGCTTAACCATGGATAACAGCTTTGATAACTTACTTGCATTCTATACCGCTGGCGTGTGCAGTATTGGCTATGGATTACGACAAATTATTGAGGCTCAGGCACAATCAGGTGCTGTTATCCAAAATATCGCTATCAGTGGTGGTGCCGGCCAGCACCCGCTAATCCGTCAACTTCTAGCCGATACCTGTGGTGTTCCGGTGATTTCAACTCAAGCGGATGAACCTGTATTATTGGGCTCTGCTATTTTGGGAGCTGTCGCAGGAAGTGTTTGTGAGAATGTTGCGCAAGCAATGGCTCAATTTGCAAATATTGATTTAACGTATCAACCTAATGAGAAATTTAAATTACATCATCAAACTCGATTCACTTCTTTCCAGCATTTACAACAAAGTGCGAGAGAACTAAAAGGTTAA
- a CDS encoding LacI family DNA-binding transcriptional regulator has protein sequence MSKIRQNKKTTIYDLAELAGVSASAVSAVLNGNWQKRRISAQLAEKIMRIAQEQNYSVNKQASLLRSNKSKIIGMLVPKYDNRYFGSIVEHFEEMARERGLFPIITCTRRDPQLELEAAKAMLSYQVDWLISTGATDPDKITQICHASGVPTLNLDLPGTLAPSVISDNYHGAKQLTLNILRKRQRRAASSESLVFVGGREEEHNTRERIRGFIDAHNSLNIEVPQHHILTCGYAPEKAEQALSTYSLRHSFLQKGIPQEPKYIELCGLFVNSTISLEGVVRWLMKEGHTGAHQPPMGCFDWDPFVALLGNDIEMVKQDVPAMLEQIFTLIESGESQPQLIEVMPVMVGKTE, from the coding sequence GTGAGCAAGATCAGACAAAACAAGAAAACCACGATCTATGACCTTGCAGAATTGGCAGGGGTTTCAGCCAGTGCCGTTAGCGCTGTATTGAATGGAAATTGGCAAAAAAGACGTATTAGCGCCCAATTAGCTGAAAAAATTATGCGAATAGCGCAGGAGCAAAACTATTCGGTGAATAAGCAAGCGAGCCTATTACGCAGTAATAAATCCAAAATCATTGGGATGTTAGTTCCTAAATACGATAACCGTTATTTTGGGTCGATTGTGGAGCATTTTGAGGAGATGGCCCGTGAACGTGGGTTATTTCCTATCATTACCTGTACGCGTCGTGATCCCCAATTAGAGTTAGAAGCCGCAAAGGCAATGCTCTCATATCAAGTGGATTGGTTGATTTCAACGGGGGCAACCGATCCTGATAAAATTACACAAATCTGCCACGCATCAGGTGTACCGACACTCAATTTGGACTTACCCGGTACACTGGCACCTTCGGTGATTTCCGATAACTATCATGGTGCAAAGCAGTTAACGCTCAATATTTTGCGCAAAAGGCAGCGGCGAGCGGCGTCGTCAGAATCGCTGGTGTTTGTTGGAGGACGGGAAGAAGAGCATAACACTCGAGAGCGAATTCGAGGGTTTATTGATGCTCATAATTCCCTGAATATAGAGGTTCCTCAACACCATATTCTGACTTGTGGTTATGCTCCAGAAAAAGCTGAGCAGGCACTCTCGACGTATTCTTTACGGCATTCCTTTTTACAGAAAGGAATACCGCAAGAGCCTAAATACATTGAACTTTGTGGACTATTTGTCAATTCAACCATTTCCTTGGAAGGGGTGGTGAGATGGTTAATGAAAGAGGGGCATACGGGAGCACATCAGCCGCCAATGGGATGTTTTGACTGGGATCCATTTGTCGCATTACTGGGGAATGATATTGAGATGGTGAAACAGGATGTTCCCGCTATGCTAGAGCAAATTTTCACCTTGATAGAATCGGGAGAAAGCCAGCCTCAGCTGATTGAGGTGATGCCTGTCATGGTTGGAAAAACGGAATAA
- a CDS encoding LacI family DNA-binding transcriptional regulator: MQKTRKRKNTGRVTLQDVAKYAGVGSMTVSRALRTPELVSDKLREKINEAVEELGYIPNSAAGILASGQSRTIAVLIPSLRDNASSAFLQALQEVLNKNNYQVVIGSHDYQHKKESEVLLTLLQSSPAALVIFGAMNSESALGTLNNLPIPVINVTGDPAHRFTLNIKNNLGEAVSFLTHYLLQKGHQRIGYIGAQMDSKMQGQQLSGWNNTLLKHNLSAEQSITTPYVATMDFGRQAISEMLTRQPELEAVICSHEMIALGVMFECQRRLIKIPKMLAVVCVEGSENCDHIHPSLTSVRIDYSKMARETAKKLLKWLGDTEESFADIQDEIVFPYKFEARQSG; the protein is encoded by the coding sequence ATGCAGAAAACCCGAAAAAGAAAGAATACAGGCAGAGTCACATTACAAGACGTCGCAAAATATGCGGGGGTCGGTTCAATGACGGTATCGCGCGCTTTGCGGACACCGGAGTTAGTCTCGGATAAATTGAGGGAGAAAATCAATGAAGCTGTTGAGGAACTCGGCTACATTCCCAATTCCGCTGCGGGCATTTTAGCATCAGGCCAAAGCCGAACCATTGCAGTATTGATCCCATCATTACGAGACAACGCAAGCTCAGCTTTTCTGCAAGCTTTACAAGAAGTCTTGAACAAAAATAATTATCAAGTGGTGATTGGTAGTCACGATTATCAGCATAAGAAAGAGTCTGAGGTGTTACTCACGCTGTTGCAAAGTAGCCCCGCCGCATTGGTGATTTTTGGTGCAATGAATTCTGAAAGTGCCTTGGGGACTCTGAATAATTTGCCGATCCCCGTAATTAACGTGACGGGGGATCCCGCTCATCGCTTTACACTCAATATAAAAAATAATTTAGGAGAAGCTGTCAGCTTCCTCACACACTATTTGCTGCAAAAAGGTCACCAGCGCATTGGCTACATTGGTGCGCAAATGGACAGTAAAATGCAGGGTCAACAACTGAGTGGCTGGAATAACACTCTGTTAAAGCATAACTTAAGTGCAGAGCAGAGTATTACGACGCCTTATGTGGCAACTATGGACTTTGGTCGGCAGGCGATTAGCGAAATGTTGACCCGTCAACCAGAATTAGAAGCCGTGATTTGTAGCCATGAAATGATAGCGTTAGGGGTCATGTTTGAGTGTCAGCGGCGGCTAATCAAAATTCCAAAGATGCTGGCTGTGGTGTGCGTTGAAGGGTCGGAAAATTGCGATCATATTCATCCATCACTCACCTCCGTGCGCATTGATTACAGTAAAATGGCGCGGGAGACGGCGAAAAAACTCTTAAAATGGTTGGGAGATACCGAAGAAAGCTTTGCTGATATTCAGGATGAAATTGTTTTCCCTTATAAATTTGAGGCAAGACAAAGCGGCTAG